One Georgenia wutianyii DNA segment encodes these proteins:
- a CDS encoding NAD(P)H-quinone oxidoreductase: MRAITVSDDRLVLTEVPDPSPGPGEVLLDVAAAGVNRADLLQRAGHYPPPPGASDVIGLEVSGTVRELGEGVTGWRVGDRVCAVLAGGGYATRAVVPAGQLLPVPQDWELVDAAALPEAVCTAWSNLVDVGRLAPGETLLVHGGSGGVGSVAVQLGRALGARVLTTAGSPARAARCEDLGADVAVDHHDDVPAAVTAATGGRGVDVILDVLGAGALADNVAMLATGGRLIVIGTQRGSRAEVNLLTLMQKRASVHGTTLRSRPLEDKARIVAAVRERVWPMVADGRLRAVVHERLPLAEAERAHALLDSGEVFGKLLLITDTA; encoded by the coding sequence ATGCGCGCCATCACCGTGTCCGACGACCGGCTCGTCCTCACCGAGGTGCCCGACCCCTCACCGGGCCCCGGTGAGGTCCTCCTCGACGTCGCGGCGGCCGGGGTCAACCGGGCCGACCTGCTGCAGCGGGCGGGGCACTACCCGCCGCCGCCCGGGGCGAGCGACGTCATCGGGCTCGAGGTGTCCGGCACCGTCCGCGAGCTGGGCGAGGGCGTGACCGGCTGGCGGGTGGGCGACCGCGTGTGCGCGGTGCTCGCCGGCGGCGGGTACGCGACGCGGGCGGTCGTCCCCGCCGGTCAGCTGCTCCCGGTCCCGCAGGACTGGGAGCTCGTCGACGCCGCAGCGCTGCCCGAGGCGGTGTGCACGGCGTGGTCCAACCTCGTCGACGTCGGCCGGCTGGCTCCCGGGGAGACACTCCTCGTCCACGGAGGCTCGGGCGGGGTGGGGTCGGTTGCGGTCCAGCTCGGCCGGGCGCTGGGCGCCCGCGTCCTCACGACGGCGGGCAGCCCGGCTCGCGCGGCGCGGTGCGAGGACCTCGGCGCCGACGTCGCCGTCGACCACCACGATGACGTGCCCGCCGCCGTCACCGCCGCGACCGGCGGCCGGGGCGTGGACGTCATCCTCGACGTCCTCGGGGCGGGGGCGCTGGCCGACAACGTCGCGATGCTCGCCACCGGTGGGCGGCTCATCGTCATCGGGACCCAGCGCGGCTCGCGCGCGGAGGTCAACCTGCTCACCCTCATGCAGAAGCGGGCCTCGGTCCACGGGACGACGCTGCGCTCCCGCCCCCTGGAGGACAAGGCGCGCATCGTCGCCGCCGTGCGGGAGCGGGTCTGGCCGATGGTCGCCGACGGCCGGCTGCGCGCCGTCGTCCACGAGCGCCTGCCGCTCGCCGAGGCCGAGCGCGCCCACGCGCTGCTCGACTCCGGCGAGGTGTTCGGAAAGCTCCTCCTCATCACCGACACGGCCTGA
- a CDS encoding 1-acyl-sn-glycerol-3-phosphate acyltransferase, producing the protein MRIRHALAQAYWRVSRWSPDPTPPPPGGGGILIGAPHTSNWDFVIMLALAWHWGINVRWLGKDSLFKRPFGPVMRMLGGIPVHRENPAGLVDHIVDRVRQNGPTYLVITPEGSRSPVPYWKSGFYRIARETGMTVTLGFVDRRTMTTGLGPTLTMTGDVHSDMDAIRAFYAGMVGVRPGGERIPRLHAEDTQA; encoded by the coding sequence GTGAGGATTCGACATGCCCTGGCCCAGGCCTACTGGCGAGTGAGCCGCTGGTCCCCCGACCCCACGCCGCCCCCTCCGGGCGGCGGCGGCATCCTCATCGGAGCGCCGCACACGTCGAACTGGGACTTCGTCATCATGCTCGCGCTCGCCTGGCACTGGGGCATCAACGTCCGGTGGCTCGGCAAGGACAGCCTCTTCAAGCGCCCCTTCGGGCCGGTCATGCGCATGCTCGGCGGCATCCCGGTCCACCGGGAGAACCCGGCCGGGCTCGTCGACCACATCGTCGACCGGGTGCGCCAGAACGGCCCCACCTACCTCGTCATCACCCCCGAGGGCTCGCGCAGCCCGGTGCCGTACTGGAAGTCCGGCTTCTACCGCATCGCCCGCGAGACCGGGATGACGGTGACGCTCGGCTTCGTCGACCGCCGCACGATGACCACCGGCCTGGGCCCGACGCTGACGATGACCGGCGACGTGCACTCCGACATGGACGCCATCCGGGCCTTCTACGCCGGCATGGTCGGCGTGCGGCCCGGCGGCGAGCGCATCCCGCGCCTCCACGCCGAGGACACCCAGGCCTGA
- a CDS encoding HAD family hydrolase produces MTLTVDTVRAHLPASVPAAGPELLVALDIDGTLVDHEQRMTTAVREAVGAVRDAGAHVVLSTGRSVSAVLPILEELELGHGWAVCSNGAVCLRLDPALEGGYEISDVITFDPEPALRLLRRELPDALYAVEDLGRGFKVTSPFPFGELSGEVTVVDFEDLLTAPASRVTIRAPHLSAEDFHALVDRVGLHGVSYAVGWTAWLDLAPDGVSKASALEMLRERTGVAPGATVAVGDGRNDVEMLGWAGLGVAMGDADDVTRAAADLVTGPVDADGVVPVLEALLRG; encoded by the coding sequence ATGACGCTGACCGTCGACACCGTCCGCGCGCACCTGCCCGCGTCGGTCCCGGCCGCCGGGCCGGAGCTGCTCGTCGCCCTCGACATCGACGGCACGCTCGTCGACCACGAGCAGCGGATGACGACGGCGGTGCGCGAGGCGGTCGGCGCGGTGCGCGACGCCGGCGCGCACGTCGTGCTGTCCACCGGGCGGTCGGTCTCCGCCGTCCTGCCGATCCTCGAGGAGCTCGAGCTGGGGCACGGGTGGGCGGTGTGCTCCAACGGCGCGGTGTGCCTGCGCCTGGATCCCGCCCTCGAGGGCGGTTACGAGATCAGCGACGTCATCACCTTCGACCCCGAGCCCGCGCTGCGGCTGCTGCGCCGCGAGCTGCCCGACGCGCTCTACGCCGTCGAGGACCTCGGCCGCGGGTTCAAGGTGACCAGCCCGTTCCCGTTCGGTGAGCTGAGCGGGGAGGTGACCGTCGTCGACTTCGAGGACCTGCTCACCGCGCCCGCCAGCCGCGTGACGATCCGCGCCCCGCACCTGTCCGCGGAGGACTTCCACGCCCTCGTCGACCGGGTGGGGCTGCACGGCGTCTCCTACGCCGTCGGCTGGACCGCGTGGCTCGACCTCGCGCCCGACGGTGTGTCCAAGGCGTCCGCGCTGGAGATGCTCCGTGAGCGCACCGGCGTGGCCCCGGGGGCCACGGTGGCCGTGGGGGACGGCCGCAACGACGTCGAGATGCTCGGCTGGGCGGGCCTGGGCGTGGCCATGGGCGACGCCGACGACGTCACCCGCGCGGCTGCGGACCTCGTCACCGGGCCGGTCGACGCCGACGGCGTCGTCCCCGTGCTCGAGGCTCTGCTGCGCGGCTGA
- a CDS encoding carbohydrate ABC transporter permease: protein MDFFLYSKVGQMLLAVIALLAVVAVLLGGARLADRYAGRSRTFLVGAAFAGPAFLLLGVGLVYPAIRTTVMSFMDRRSEEFVGLANYQWVFSDPASLQGFVNTFWWVILVPLVSTAVGLVYAILVDGSRFEKVAKSLLFMPMAISFVGAGIIWKFVYEYRGAAQEQIGLLNAIIVGLGFEPVRFLQDSPLNTFFLIVVMIWIQAGFAMVLLSAAIKAIPGDIVEAARLDGVNPWQMFSRITLPSVRPTLVVVLTTIIIATLKIFDIPRTMTGARFDTQVLANSMYDQSFTFGNNGIGSALAVMIFVLVIPVVVFNIRQMIRNREVRGA, encoded by the coding sequence ATGGATTTCTTCCTGTACTCGAAGGTCGGCCAGATGCTCCTGGCCGTCATCGCCCTGCTCGCCGTGGTCGCCGTCCTCCTCGGGGGCGCCCGGCTCGCCGACCGGTACGCCGGCCGCAGCCGGACGTTCCTGGTGGGTGCGGCGTTCGCCGGTCCGGCGTTCCTCCTGCTCGGGGTCGGCCTGGTCTACCCCGCGATCCGCACGACGGTCATGTCCTTCATGGACCGCCGCTCGGAGGAGTTCGTCGGCCTGGCCAACTACCAGTGGGTCTTCTCCGACCCCGCGTCCCTCCAGGGGTTCGTCAACACCTTCTGGTGGGTGATCCTCGTCCCGCTGGTCTCGACGGCGGTCGGTCTGGTCTACGCGATCCTCGTCGACGGCTCCCGCTTCGAGAAGGTCGCGAAGTCGCTGCTCTTCATGCCGATGGCGATCTCCTTCGTGGGCGCCGGCATCATCTGGAAGTTCGTCTACGAGTACCGCGGGGCCGCCCAGGAGCAGATCGGCCTGCTCAACGCGATCATCGTCGGGCTCGGCTTCGAGCCCGTGCGGTTCCTCCAGGACTCCCCGTTGAACACGTTCTTCCTCATCGTCGTCATGATCTGGATCCAGGCCGGTTTCGCGATGGTGCTGCTCTCCGCGGCGATCAAGGCGATCCCGGGTGACATCGTCGAGGCCGCCCGGCTCGATGGCGTCAACCCGTGGCAGATGTTCTCGCGGATCACGCTCCCGAGCGTGCGGCCCACGCTCGTCGTCGTCCTCACGACGATCATCATCGCGACGCTGAAGATCTTCGACATCCCGCGCACCATGACCGGCGCCCGGTTCGACACGCAGGTGCTCGCCAACTCCATGTACGACCAGTCCTTCACGTTCGGGAACAACGGCATCGGGTCGGCGCTGGCCGTGATGATCTTCGTCCTCGTCATCCCCGTCGTGGTCTTCAACATCCGACAGATGATCCGCAACCGGGAGGTGCGTGGAGCATGA
- the serS gene encoding serine--tRNA ligase has protein sequence MIDLRAMREDPDVVRASQRARGEDPALVDRALAADERRRATLTTFEELRSEQKEVSRSVGKASPEERPAVLARAKELAERVKVAEREAAVAAEEAESAAMRLSNVVVPGVPEGGEDDYVVLRTEGEHRALEQVRDHLELAEGLAAIDVKRGVKVSGARFYFLTGVGARLELALLNAAMDQAVAAGFTPMITPTLVSPEIMRGTGFLGAHADEIYHLETDDLYLTGTSEVALAGYHAEEILDLSGGPLRYAGWSTCYRREAGSYGKDTRGIIRVHQFNKVEMFSYTTVEDAQDEHARLLAWEEEMLAKVELPYRVIDVAAGDLGSSAARKFDCEAWLPSQERYMEVTSTSNCTTFQARRLGVRHRGAGGTQPVATLNGTLATTRWLVAILENHQLPDGSVRVPEGLRPYLGGLEVLTPVDGR, from the coding sequence GTGATCGATCTCAGAGCCATGCGTGAGGATCCCGACGTCGTCCGCGCCAGCCAGCGCGCCCGAGGCGAGGACCCTGCCCTCGTCGACCGTGCCCTGGCCGCCGACGAGCGGCGCCGCGCCACCCTCACCACGTTCGAGGAGCTGCGCTCGGAGCAGAAGGAGGTCAGCCGCTCGGTCGGCAAGGCCTCCCCGGAGGAGCGGCCCGCCGTCCTCGCCCGCGCGAAGGAGCTCGCCGAACGGGTCAAGGTCGCGGAGCGGGAGGCCGCCGTCGCCGCGGAGGAGGCCGAGTCCGCGGCCATGCGGCTGTCGAACGTCGTCGTCCCCGGGGTGCCCGAGGGGGGTGAGGACGACTACGTCGTCCTGCGCACCGAGGGGGAGCATCGCGCGCTCGAGCAGGTGCGCGACCACCTCGAGCTCGCCGAGGGACTGGCGGCCATCGACGTCAAGCGCGGCGTCAAGGTCTCCGGGGCCCGGTTCTACTTCCTCACCGGTGTGGGGGCGCGGCTCGAGCTGGCGCTGCTCAACGCCGCGATGGACCAGGCCGTGGCGGCCGGGTTCACCCCGATGATCACCCCGACGCTGGTGAGCCCCGAGATCATGCGCGGCACCGGGTTCCTCGGCGCGCACGCCGACGAGATCTACCACCTGGAGACCGATGACCTCTACCTCACGGGCACCTCCGAGGTGGCGCTCGCGGGCTACCACGCCGAGGAGATCCTCGACCTGTCCGGCGGCCCGCTGCGCTACGCCGGCTGGTCCACCTGCTACCGGCGCGAGGCCGGCTCCTACGGCAAGGACACCCGCGGCATCATCCGCGTCCACCAGTTCAACAAGGTGGAGATGTTCAGCTACACCACGGTCGAGGACGCGCAGGACGAGCACGCCCGCCTCCTGGCCTGGGAGGAGGAGATGCTCGCCAAGGTCGAGCTGCCCTACCGGGTCATCGACGTCGCCGCGGGCGACCTCGGCTCCTCCGCCGCCCGGAAGTTCGACTGCGAGGCCTGGCTGCCCAGCCAGGAGCGCTACATGGAGGTCACCTCGACCTCGAACTGCACGACCTTCCAGGCCCGCCGCCTCGGCGTGCGCCACCGCGGCGCCGGCGGCACCCAGCCGGTCGCCACGCTCAACGGCACGCTCGCCACGACCCGCTGGCTCGTCGCGATCCTGGAGAACCACCAGCTGCCGGACGGCTCGGTGCGCGTCCCGGAGGGCCTGCGTCCCTACCTCGGCGGGCTCGAGGTGCTCACCCCGGTGGACGGCCGATGA
- a CDS encoding AGE family epimerase/isomerase: MTWLGTAAHARWLETESRALLDFARAAAVPQGFGYLDAEGRLDPSRPVELWVTCRMTHCFSLGSLLGVPGTAPLADHGVRALSGALRDAEHGGWFSAVGPDGPVNDAKEAYAHAFVVLATSSATAAGRPGARELLTEALRVSEERFWREDEGAVLESWDRGFTTAEEYRGVNANMHTVEAYLAAADVTGEDVWLDRAVRILRRVLDGYARDHDWRIPEHFTRTWEPVPDYNADDPAHPFRPFGVTVGHGLEWARLALHAREGLVARGRETEGWLLEAAQGLFDRATGDGWAADGADGFVYTVDFTGQPVVHERMHWVVCEAIGAAAALEAVTGEERYAQWYQRAWDYAATHLIERPGAWRHELDEHNAPSARTWPGKPDTYHALQATLVPRLPLAPAFAPALAAGLLDVRHPLR; the protein is encoded by the coding sequence ATGACGTGGCTCGGCACCGCTGCCCATGCCCGCTGGCTCGAGACCGAGTCACGCGCACTGCTCGACTTCGCCCGCGCCGCGGCCGTCCCCCAGGGCTTCGGCTACCTCGACGCCGAGGGGCGGCTGGACCCCTCACGCCCGGTCGAGCTGTGGGTCACCTGCCGGATGACGCACTGCTTCTCCCTCGGCTCCCTGCTCGGCGTCCCCGGCACCGCCCCGCTCGCCGACCACGGCGTGCGTGCGCTCTCCGGTGCGCTGCGCGACGCCGAGCACGGCGGCTGGTTCTCCGCCGTCGGGCCCGACGGCCCGGTGAACGACGCCAAGGAGGCCTACGCGCACGCGTTCGTCGTCCTCGCGACCTCCTCCGCGACGGCGGCCGGGCGCCCCGGCGCCCGCGAGCTGCTCACCGAGGCGCTGCGGGTGAGCGAGGAGCGGTTCTGGCGTGAGGACGAGGGCGCGGTCCTGGAGTCCTGGGACCGCGGCTTCACGACGGCCGAGGAGTACCGCGGCGTCAACGCGAACATGCACACCGTCGAGGCCTACCTCGCGGCCGCCGACGTCACCGGTGAGGACGTGTGGCTCGACCGGGCGGTGCGCATCCTGCGCCGCGTGCTCGACGGGTACGCCCGCGACCACGACTGGCGCATCCCCGAGCACTTCACGCGGACGTGGGAGCCGGTCCCGGACTACAACGCCGACGACCCCGCCCACCCGTTCCGGCCCTTCGGGGTGACGGTCGGGCACGGGCTGGAGTGGGCGCGGCTCGCGCTCCACGCCCGTGAAGGGCTCGTCGCCCGCGGCCGGGAGACCGAGGGGTGGCTGCTCGAGGCCGCCCAGGGTCTGTTCGACCGGGCGACCGGCGACGGCTGGGCGGCCGACGGCGCGGACGGCTTCGTCTACACCGTCGACTTCACCGGGCAGCCGGTGGTCCACGAGCGGATGCACTGGGTGGTGTGCGAGGCGATCGGCGCCGCGGCCGCGCTCGAGGCGGTCACCGGGGAGGAGCGGTACGCCCAGTGGTACCAGCGGGCCTGGGACTACGCGGCGACCCACCTCATCGAGCGGCCCGGCGCCTGGCGCCACGAGCTCGACGAGCACAACGCCCCGAGCGCGCGCACGTGGCCCGGCAAGCCGGACACCTACCACGCGCTGCAGGCGACGCTCGTCCCGCGCCTGCCCCTCGCCCCCGCCTTCGCCCCGGCGCTCGCCGCCGGCCTGCTCGACGTCCGCCACCCCCTCCGCTGA
- a CDS encoding diacylglycerol/lipid kinase family protein, which produces MGWEQWVAVIALVVAVAGLVIGLVVLRALGRRTPPFSHEDPVTTPDERPSGPPAVVFNPSKSADGERLRALVAEVAADSGLPEPIWLETTVEDPGVGQVREALEKGASVIVAAGGDGTVRAVAEGLAGRTTPMGILPLGTGNLLARNLDLPLTGHRDMVTIALTGRNRAMDLGWLRIERPRAASDPEHDVYRGEPGRTEVAATPPGGTQAPDVTAGEVPGADLDKEHVFLVIGGMGFDAAMVGGAPDDLKARIGWVAYFVGGVRHLLGRKMRATLELGESGQSDTFQARTVLVANCGRLPGGVVLLPDAQLDDGWLDIAAIDTRGGIIGWADLLRKVVLQGLGVRRDLLPYSTGTIEFRRTRTLTIRTEEPEHVQVDGDLLGEATVVHARVQPAGLVVRTA; this is translated from the coding sequence GTGGGTTGGGAGCAGTGGGTCGCGGTCATCGCACTCGTCGTCGCGGTCGCGGGGCTCGTCATCGGGCTCGTCGTCCTGCGCGCGCTGGGGCGCCGCACGCCGCCCTTCTCCCACGAGGACCCGGTGACGACACCCGACGAGCGCCCCAGCGGGCCTCCCGCCGTCGTCTTCAACCCGTCCAAGAGCGCGGACGGTGAGCGCCTCCGCGCGCTCGTCGCCGAGGTCGCCGCCGACTCCGGGCTCCCCGAGCCGATCTGGCTCGAGACGACGGTCGAGGACCCGGGCGTCGGCCAGGTGCGCGAGGCGCTCGAGAAGGGCGCCTCCGTCATCGTCGCCGCCGGCGGGGACGGCACCGTGCGGGCGGTCGCCGAGGGCCTGGCGGGCAGGACCACCCCGATGGGCATCCTCCCGCTCGGCACCGGCAACCTCCTGGCCCGCAACCTCGACCTCCCGCTCACCGGCCACCGCGACATGGTGACCATCGCCCTCACCGGCCGGAACCGGGCCATGGACCTCGGCTGGCTGCGCATCGAGCGCCCGCGTGCGGCGAGCGACCCGGAGCACGACGTCTACCGCGGTGAGCCCGGGCGCACCGAGGTCGCGGCCACGCCCCCGGGCGGCACCCAGGCCCCGGACGTCACCGCCGGGGAGGTGCCCGGCGCCGACCTGGACAAGGAGCACGTCTTCCTCGTCATCGGCGGCATGGGCTTCGACGCCGCGATGGTCGGCGGGGCCCCGGACGACCTCAAGGCCCGCATCGGGTGGGTCGCCTACTTCGTCGGCGGGGTGCGCCACCTCCTCGGCCGCAAGATGCGCGCCACCCTCGAGCTCGGCGAGTCCGGGCAGAGCGACACCTTCCAGGCCCGGACCGTGCTCGTCGCCAACTGCGGGCGGCTGCCCGGCGGCGTCGTCCTCCTGCCCGACGCCCAGCTCGACGACGGCTGGCTCGACATCGCCGCGATCGACACCCGCGGCGGGATCATCGGGTGGGCCGACCTGCTGCGCAAGGTCGTCCTCCAGGGCCTGGGCGTCCGTCGCGACCTGCTCCCCTACAGCACCGGCACCATCGAGTTCCGGCGCACCCGGACGCTGACGATCCGCACCGAGGAGCCCGAGCACGTCCAGGTGGACGGCGACCTCCTCGGGGAGGCGACCGTCGTCCACGCCCGCGTCCAGCCCGCCGGCCTCGTCGTGCGGACCGCCTGA
- a CDS encoding carbohydrate ABC transporter permease, with translation MSVAPANPAISEPGPARSLPDPMSPTRRSAVSSAKSRLTSRVGSAAAIVIAILWTVPTVGLFVSSIRPEGEIRTSGWWTFFTSPSFTLENYQEVLFGRASSGALSNFFLNSVVITVPGTVIPLVFATMAAYAFSVLRWRGRDTVFIIVFALQIVPLQMSLIPLLRIFSGSAASEAFPYLAVWVAHAAFAMPLATFLLHNFMSEIPRELIEAARVDGAGHTTVFLKVMLPLLVPAIAAFAIFQFLWVWNDLLVGLTFTGGNNAVQPLTARLAEMAGSRGQDWHLLTAGAFVSIIVPLIVFLSLQKYFVRGLLAGSVKG, from the coding sequence ATGAGCGTGGCACCAGCCAACCCGGCCATCAGCGAGCCCGGTCCCGCCCGGTCGCTGCCCGACCCGATGAGCCCGACCCGGCGCTCGGCGGTGAGCAGCGCGAAGAGCCGCCTCACCTCCCGCGTCGGCTCCGCCGCCGCGATCGTCATCGCGATCCTGTGGACGGTGCCGACCGTCGGCCTGTTCGTCAGCTCGATCCGCCCGGAGGGGGAGATCCGCACCTCCGGCTGGTGGACCTTCTTCACCAGCCCGTCCTTCACCCTGGAGAACTACCAGGAGGTGCTGTTCGGGCGGGCCTCCTCCGGCGCGCTGTCGAACTTCTTCCTCAACTCCGTGGTCATCACGGTGCCGGGCACCGTCATCCCGCTCGTGTTCGCGACGATGGCGGCCTACGCGTTCTCCGTGCTCCGGTGGCGGGGGCGGGACACGGTCTTCATCATCGTGTTCGCGCTGCAGATCGTCCCGCTGCAGATGTCGCTCATCCCGCTGCTGCGGATCTTCTCCGGCTCCGCGGCCTCCGAGGCGTTCCCCTACCTCGCGGTCTGGGTGGCGCACGCGGCGTTCGCGATGCCGCTGGCGACGTTCCTCCTGCACAACTTCATGTCCGAGATCCCGCGCGAGCTCATCGAGGCCGCCCGGGTGGACGGCGCCGGGCACACGACCGTGTTCCTCAAGGTCATGCTCCCGCTGCTCGTCCCGGCGATCGCCGCGTTCGCGATCTTCCAGTTCCTGTGGGTGTGGAACGACCTGCTCGTCGGTCTGACCTTCACCGGCGGGAACAACGCGGTCCAGCCGCTCACCGCCCGCCTGGCGGAGATGGCCGGCTCGCGCGGGCAGGACTGGCACCTGCTCACCGCCGGTGCGTTCGTCTCGATCATCGTCCCGCTCATCGTGTTCCTCTCCCTGCAGAAGTACTTCGTGCGCGGCCTGCTGGCCGGCTCGGTCAAGGGCTGA
- a CDS encoding ABC transporter substrate-binding protein — MKMLKHKRARVLLAGTAGLALVLGACGGADDLGGGGGGGSDTETDATGSGADCSAFEEYGTFDGETVTVFSSIREVEADQLQDTFEAFTECTGITVEHNGSGEFEQQVVVQAEGGNAPDIAIFPQPGLLQRMVADGHLVPAPDTVEANADEGWSEDWKAYGTVDGEFYAAPLMSSVKSFVWYSPSAFEENGYEVPETWDELMALTEQISADHGSETVKPWCQGIESGGATGWPATDWIEDLVLRSAGAEAYDQWVTGELAFNSPEIVEAVDMAGAILKNDDYTNGGIGDSRSIATTSFNDGGLPILEGNCFMHRQASFYEAQWPEGTDVSPDGDVFAFYLPGVTAEEAPLLVAGEFVGAFNDEEATQAVQAFMSSGEWANTRVEIGGVVSANRAVDPEAASSDVLRLAIELLQDENAVARFDGSDLMPSEVGAGSFWTGMVEWINGADTQGVLDTVEQSWP; from the coding sequence ATGAAGATGCTCAAGCACAAGCGGGCAAGGGTTCTGCTGGCGGGAACCGCCGGGCTGGCCCTCGTCCTGGGCGCGTGTGGGGGCGCGGACGACCTCGGCGGCGGTGGCGGTGGGGGCAGCGACACCGAGACCGATGCGACCGGCAGTGGGGCCGACTGCTCCGCCTTCGAGGAGTACGGGACCTTCGACGGGGAGACCGTCACGGTCTTCAGCTCCATCCGCGAGGTGGAGGCTGACCAGCTCCAGGACACCTTCGAGGCGTTCACCGAGTGCACCGGCATCACCGTGGAGCACAACGGCTCCGGTGAGTTCGAGCAGCAGGTGGTCGTCCAGGCCGAGGGCGGCAACGCCCCCGACATCGCGATCTTCCCGCAGCCCGGCCTCCTGCAGCGCATGGTCGCCGACGGCCACCTCGTCCCGGCCCCCGACACCGTGGAGGCCAACGCCGACGAGGGCTGGAGCGAGGACTGGAAGGCCTACGGCACGGTCGACGGCGAGTTCTACGCCGCGCCGCTCATGTCGAGCGTGAAGTCCTTCGTCTGGTACTCGCCCAGTGCGTTCGAGGAGAACGGCTACGAGGTCCCCGAGACCTGGGACGAGCTCATGGCCCTGACCGAGCAGATCTCCGCCGACCACGGCTCGGAGACCGTCAAGCCGTGGTGCCAGGGCATCGAGTCCGGCGGCGCGACTGGCTGGCCGGCCACCGACTGGATCGAGGACCTCGTCCTGCGGTCCGCCGGCGCCGAGGCCTACGACCAGTGGGTCACGGGCGAGCTCGCGTTCAACTCCCCGGAGATCGTCGAGGCGGTCGACATGGCCGGCGCGATCCTCAAGAACGACGACTACACCAACGGCGGCATCGGCGACTCCCGCTCCATCGCCACGACGTCCTTCAACGACGGCGGCCTGCCGATCCTCGAGGGCAACTGCTTCATGCACCGCCAGGCCTCCTTCTACGAGGCCCAGTGGCCCGAGGGCACCGACGTCAGCCCCGACGGCGACGTCTTCGCCTTCTACCTGCCGGGCGTGACCGCCGAGGAGGCCCCGCTGCTCGTCGCCGGTGAGTTCGTCGGCGCGTTCAACGACGAGGAGGCCACCCAGGCCGTCCAGGCCTTCATGTCCTCCGGCGAGTGGGCCAACACCCGCGTCGAGATCGGCGGCGTGGTCTCCGCGAACCGCGCGGTCGACCCGGAGGCCGCGTCCTCCGACGTGCTGCGCCTGGCGATCGAGCTGCTGCAGGACGAGAACGCCGTCGCCCGCTTCGACGGCTCGGACCTCATGCCGTCCGAGGTCGGTGCCGGGTCCTTCTGGACCGGGATGGTCGAGTGGATCAACGGCGCGGACACCCAGGGCGTGCTCGACACCGTCGAGCAGTCCTGGCCGTGA
- the pheA gene encoding prephenate dehydratase, producing MPDQPVARYTYLGPEGTFTEAALRAFVGTEQVDSEPAADVVSALEAVRGGHADLAVVPMENSVEGGVNVTMDTLAGSREPLVIVGEVVVPVSFVLAVVPGTRREDVRWISTHPHAWAQCRGWVARELADAAHMPATSTAAAAALLAERGREAGFDAALCSALSAQRYGLETLAEGVADNPHAVTRFVVVSRPGPLPEATGADKTTLMVHLPDNEAGALLTMLEQFAVRGVNLSRIESRPIGDSLGRYSFSMDLEGHVAEERVAAALIGLHRVCPLVRFLGSYPRWDRRAPHMAPGTHDADFVAAREWVEDLRAGRV from the coding sequence ATGCCCGACCAGCCTGTCGCCCGCTACACCTACCTCGGCCCCGAGGGCACCTTCACCGAGGCGGCGCTGCGTGCCTTCGTCGGGACCGAGCAGGTGGACAGCGAGCCGGCGGCCGACGTCGTCTCCGCGCTCGAGGCGGTGCGCGGCGGGCACGCGGACCTCGCCGTCGTGCCCATGGAGAACTCCGTCGAGGGCGGGGTCAACGTCACCATGGACACCCTCGCCGGGTCGCGCGAGCCGCTCGTCATCGTCGGGGAGGTCGTCGTCCCGGTGTCGTTCGTCCTCGCCGTCGTCCCCGGCACCCGGCGCGAGGACGTGCGCTGGATCTCCACCCACCCCCACGCGTGGGCGCAGTGCCGCGGCTGGGTCGCCCGCGAGCTGGCCGACGCCGCCCACATGCCGGCGACGTCGACGGCGGCCGCCGCGGCGCTCCTCGCCGAGCGGGGCCGCGAAGCCGGGTTCGACGCCGCGCTCTGCTCGGCGCTGTCGGCGCAGCGGTACGGGCTCGAGACGCTCGCCGAGGGCGTCGCGGACAACCCGCACGCCGTCACCCGCTTCGTCGTCGTCTCCCGCCCCGGCCCGCTGCCCGAGGCGACGGGCGCGGACAAGACCACCCTCATGGTCCACCTGCCCGACAACGAGGCCGGGGCGCTGCTCACCATGCTCGAGCAGTTCGCCGTTCGCGGCGTCAACCTCTCGCGCATCGAGTCGCGCCCGATCGGGGACTCCCTGGGCCGGTACTCCTTCTCCATGGACCTCGAGGGGCACGTCGCCGAGGAGCGGGTGGCCGCGGCCCTCATCGGCCTGCACCGGGTGTGCCCGCTCGTGCGCTTCCTCGGGTCCTACCCGCGCTGGGACCGCAGAGCCCCGCACATGGCGCCGGGGACCCACGACGCCGACTTCGTCGCCGCCCGCGAGTGGGTCGAGGACCTGCGCGCCGGCCGCGTCTGA